The proteins below are encoded in one region of Myxocyprinus asiaticus isolate MX2 ecotype Aquarium Trade chromosome 13, UBuf_Myxa_2, whole genome shotgun sequence:
- the angptl8 gene encoding uncharacterized protein angptl8, whose amino-acid sequence MQVALCVLCVVLCINGGFSSPLKSAQSREKLASVDDVNILMYGVLQFSESLHHIYQSTEAKLARVTQAISRTESDVRRLGQDTEEAAQTECQIKEKLQLIQAQMEGLQVQAQENRGTITRVEQEEAALKKKLTTLEENLNSSVPGKIKDTTLKNITILKDLMKWTEEQKLKLEIQNQQLAELQKRNVV is encoded by the exons ATGCAGGTGGCATTATGTGTGCTGTGTGTGGTTCTGTGCATAAACGGGGGCTTCTCATCTCCGCTGAAGTCTGCTCAGAGCAGGGAGAAGCTGGCCTCTGTTGATGATGTTAACATTCTGATGTACGGGGTGCTGCAGTTCAGTGAGTCCCTGCACCACATATACCAGAGCACAGAGGCCAAGCTGGCCCGCGTCACACAAGCAATCAGCAGAACCGAGAGTGATGTGAGGAGACTGGGCCAGGACACAGAGGAGGCAGCTCAAACTGAATGCCAGATCAAAGAGAAACTCCAGCTTATTCAG GCCCAGATGGAAGGGCTGCAGGTCCAGGCCCAAGAGAACAGAGGTACAATCACCAGGGTGGAGCAGGAAGAGGCGGCACTAAAGAAAAAACTAACCACTCTGGAGGAAAACTTGAACAGCTCTGTGCCAGGCAAGATCAAG GATACGACACTTAAAAACATCACTATCCTAAAGGATCTGATGAAGTGGACGGAGGAACAGAAACTGAAACTGGAGATTCAAAACCAGCAGTTGGCCGAGTTACAGAAACGG AATGTGGTGTAA